The Deinococcus metallilatus genome segment CCTCGTCGTCCAGCGCGACCTGGCCGTCCAGCGCCTCCCCAAAGGCCTGCCACATCCGCCCGGTGGCCGGGCCATAGCCGTGAAAATAAGCGGAACCGCTTTCCGGCGTGAGGCCGAGGGTCCGCCGCAGGTGCCGGGTGATCACCTGGCCCCCCAGCGTGGCGCCTTCCAGGACGTACAGCGCCCCCAGCGCCTCGGGCACTCCCGCCAGGTGCGGGGAGGCGGGGCGCACCGGCGGCGTGTCCGGCAGCGCGGCCAGGTCACGGAGCAGCAAGGGTTCTTTCAGGCGGAGGTCGATCTCGAAAGGGGCGGGCAGCGGCAGGGTCAGCAGTTGCGCTTCCAGCGGCCCCACCACCGCGTGGAGTTGCCGCAGGAGGCGCGCATAGGCCTCCCGGGACAGGGAAGGCTGCATGACCGGCATCAGGGCTTCGACCTCCTGGTGCTGTCTCTGCGTGGCCTGTTTCAGACGTGACATCAGCATGAGTCTGCTTTGACCCTACCACGCCTTCGCCGGGCCGTCCTGTACCTGCCCGGCGGGGCTCACCTCGCCCCTTTTCGCAGGGGTCTATTCCCACAGGGGAGGCGGAGGTGCTTCCCGGACCACCCCCCATTCCGTAGGAGCGCCTGGAACACCAGGAGCCCCTTCCTGTTTCTGCCCCCGCGCACCCCGCCGTGGTCTGCGGGCCAGAGAGGGCCTTGTTCACAGCGGGCTGGACCTCACAGACAGGCGCCTCGCGTCCAGCGCACGTCGCCCGTGTCGAGGGTCGAGGTGGTCTGACGCTCGCCAAAGCCGACCAGGGCATTCCCCATCCGGTCGTCCCCGTCCGCGATGTGGAAGCTCACGCTGCCGCCCACGCCCTTGTATTCCCCGTTCAGGGTGACTGTGATGCTCGAGCCGCCGTCCCGCTCGTACCAGAAGTACATCATCCAGTTGCCCACCGACGTGGAGCTCCAGGTCACCAGGTCGCGCCCGATGTCGTACCACCGGTTCGTGTCGTTCACATTGATCAGACTGCCCGTGTAGACGTTGTCGATCTTGTTGCTTCCCAGCTTCACGTAGATCTCGGGGTCGCCCCGGACCCAGGGTTCGTGTTTGTCGCGCACGTACACCGATTTGAGCCGTTCCTTGTTGTCACACGACTGGGTCCCCAGGGCACTGCCGGGGGAAACCAGGCCCGCGATCAGGTTCCCCTGCTCGTCCGTCCGTTCGTTCACCCCCACCACCACGACGGGCTGGCTGGGCACTTGCCGGGCGTCCAGCGTGTGGACCTGGCCCGCCGCGTCATATGCGGTCACCGGCGCGAATTCATCCCCGCCCTGGGGCGCCACCGCCACCAGGGGCACCTCGCTCGCGGTGTCCCAGCTTCCCCCCCGCACGGCGACCTGCAACCCGCTGACCTGTGAGGTCACCGCCCGCAGTGCCTGGAGGCGGGCCTCGGTGGACTGGGCGCCTACCCCCTGACCCGCGATCAGGGCTTCGAGTGTCGTTCCGCCCGCCGGTTGGACCGCCAGGGTCCGGTAGAGGGCCTCGCTGTCCCCGTCGAAGCGGAGATTTGCCTGTTGCTGGATGGCCGCGCGGACCTCCGGGTTGGGCAGGGCGCGGGCCAGTTGCCGGGCAAAGGTATGCAGGGCCGCGTTCACTGCCGCGTCGCTGCTGGCGCTCTGCTCCGGGGTCGGCGTGGTGGCACTGGGGGGATTGGCCTGCATGCAGGCGGAGGCGAGCAGGGCGAAAGACAGGCAGGCCAGCGTGAGGTGGGGACGCATAGGAACTCCTGGGTGAGCGTGAGCGATGTCTATCGCTCCGGCAGGGGGGACGACCAGCCGCGATCTCCAGAAAGCCACTTGTTGGACATCCGTAGTGAACCACGCTCGCCCGCAAATAGCAACTGGATGAACAATTCATTGGGGCCGTACGGGGTGGCAGAGGCCGGGAAACCGGGAGCCCTTGGTCCAGCAGGGGTGACCGCCGCTTGCAGAGCGGGCGCCCGCGTCAGGCGGCGGCGCGTTCCCAGGGCATCACCGGCCCCCGCTCGCCACCCGCGTGAATGTCCCTTGGCCCGCCACGTCCAGGTTCTCGATCACCATGCTCGCCGCTCTTTGCCCGGGGCCGATCAGGAAGGTGACGCCGCTCAGGCCCGACGCCGACTCCCCGCGCGGCTGGTAGGTGAACAGGTCGCGGCTGTAGTGCCGCAGCGGGAAGGCCATGTCCTGCGGCCCCTCCAGCAGCGTCAGCACGCCGCCGCGCTCCACCACCTGCACGTCCCCGTAGAAGGGATTGGTGTACGTGCCGACGTAGCTCGCGGGCGGCAGGGCGGGCGCGGGGGTCGCTGGGGGACGGCTGTAGTCGGTGCTCCCCTGCATGGAGGCGAACAGCTCCGCGAAGGCCTGCCGGTACAGGGGGCCCCAGTCACGCTCGGGCTTGCCGTCCAGCGCGATATCCATAAAGGTGTGGGCCAGCGTCTCCGGGACCCCGATGGGCGCGGCGTTCGTCAGGATGACGATACCCAGCCCCGCCGACGGCACCAGCGTGACGTTGGTGGCCGCCCCCAGCGAGAAGGCGCCGGAGTGGCTGAGCCGCACCCGGCCCGCCGTGTCGTAATCGACATCCCAGCCCAGGCCGTAGAAGCCCGCCCGGTCGGTGGCGGGGTTGCCCGGCGGCGAACTCACCACCTCGGGCACGTAGGTTTCGCGCAGGACGTTCGTGGGAATGAGCTGCTGCCCATTGAACTTGCCGCCCGCCAGATGCAGCCGCACCCACTGGGCGAGGTCCCGGACGGTCGAACTCACGCCCCCGGCGGGAGATTCGGTGTCGGGGTCGCGCTGGAATCTGGCGACATATTTGCCGTCCACCAGCACGTGCAGCGAGGCGCGGTCCTTCGCGGCGCGGTAGTCGGCCACCCGCGAACTCGTGGAGGTCATGCCCAGCGGCCGGTAGAGCTTCTCGGCGGCCAGGTCCTCCCAGGCTTTCCCGGCTGCTTTTGCCGCCGCTACGCCCGCCTCGGTCAGGCCGTAGTTGGAGTAGGCGTACTGGCCCCGGAAGCCCTTCGGGAGCGGCAGGTACCGCAGGCGGTAGAGAATCTGGCTGCGGCTGAAGCCCAGGTCCTCCAGCAGGTCGGGGGCGAGTTCGGGCAGGCCGCTGTGGTGCGAGAACAGGTCGCGCAGGGTCACCTCGCGGGTGGCCGCAGGCTCGGAAAGCTCGAAGCCGGGGTCGTGCGCGATCACCGGGTCGTCCCAGCCCACCACCCCCTCACCCACCAGCCGCGCCACCACCGTCGAGGCGATGGGCTTGGACACCGAGGCGATCTGAAACACCGTGTCCGGGTCCACCCGCCCGGGCTGGCCGACCTCGCGCACCCCGAACCCCTTGAGGTAGATCACCCGGTCGTGATCGACGACCGCAATCGCCATGCCGGGAATGCCCCCGGGGCCCGTCGCCTTCAGGGCGTCCTGTTCGAGCCGGGTCAGGGCGGCGGTGAGGTGGGTGGCCGGGGCGGGCTGGGCGGCCGCCGGGAGCGGGGTGGACAGGGTCAGCAGGGCAGCGGTGGCGACGCGGAGGCTCATCCTCATGGCGCTTCCTTTCTTGAGGCTTAGCCGTGTGGGCAGTTCTGCGGCGGGTTGACGCTGAGGACGCCGTTCTGGCCGTCGGCGTAGAAGGCGGAGATGGTCGCCGACTGCGGCTGGCAGCCCTGGGCCCCCGTCAGCACCTTGAAGGTGAGGGAGGCCTGCCCGGCGGGGATGGTGTAGGTGTCGTGTTCGGGGGTGATGCCCGACGTGTCGGACTTGACGGTGAAGGTGGCGTCCACCGGCGTCCGGGAGGCCAGGGTCAGGGTCGCCGTGGCGGTCTGCCCGGCGGTGACCGGGTTGGGGCTGAAGGTGAGCGACTGGGTGTTCACCGGGATGACCGTGGACATGTCCAGGTTCAGCGCCCAGGGCTGGCCGTTCACGTACTGCGAGTAGTGCTGGGTCGTGCCACCACACAACGCCCACGTGCAGTACGGGTTGTTGCCGTTGGGGTCGCTGTCCGACTGGGCGCCCACCACCCAGGTGTCGTTGTAGTAGGCGTTGTCGGTCCCGCTGAGCAGGAGGACGTTTCGCGAAACCTGCGAGTTGATCCAGTGGGTCTGGGTCTGGTACTGGAAGTTCGACTGTGACAGCGTGTTGGGCCCCTGGGGAGCCACCCCCCCGAAGTAGTAGAACCACATGCTGCTGTCGTAGCCGCTGGAGAGGAGGCCGTTGTACGGACTGTTCGAGGCGAACGCCCAGCTCGCGGCGTAGGTGGTGGAGTTGTTGAGGGCCTGCCAGGCGGTGATGGTCTTGCTGACCGAGTCCGAGTAGGTGTATGAGGCGTTCAGCCCCGCATCCTGGCTATACCCGATGCTGAAGGTGGACCCCGTGGTGACGGTCTGGGCATTGTTGACGTTGGCCGGTGAGGAACTCTTGATGAGCAGGCCGCTTCCCGGCGCGAAACTGTGCCCGGCGTCAAAGCGGGTCTGGGTCCAGGCGATCTCGCACTGATCGTTGTAATCACTGCAACTGTCCCGGTTGTTGACGGCGGTGGGACCGGGGTTGGCCGAGCCTTCGCTCGTGACCAGCACGTGCTGAAAGTCTCCCTGGGGGTTGTTGCCCGCGTCCAGGAAAAGCTGAATCGTGTGGGTGGCCGACCAGGAAGCCTGCTGCTGTGGCTGGGCACCGCTGTAGCTGCACCCCCAGACTCTCCCGGGGTAGCACGCCGGGTAGGTTCCGTTGAACACCGGATTCATGTTCTCGGGCAGGAGCGGGTCGTACGGCTTGACCAGTTGATAGGTCACGTTGATCAGGCGCGGCGGGACGGGGGCCGCCGGAGCGTCCTGCGGGAAGACCCCGGAGTTCCTCACCGCCTTGAAGATCTGCCCGGCCGCCTGGCGGTCCGTCTGCGCCCCGGCCGCCGGGTCAACGATGGTGTAGACCAGGCGCCCGCCGGGGCGGCTTTGCCTGACCATGTAAAAGCGGCTGGCCTGCGGGGTCGAGGCCCCGATGAGCCCCCCGAGGCCGTCCTTCTTGTCGTCCTCCGACATGTCCAGGCCGACCACCCACACCCCACTCCGCAGGGCGCGCTGGATCAACGGGTCGTCCCGGAGCTGCCCCCCGGTGAAGCTGTCACCGTCCACGATCACCAGATCGAACTCGCCGGGGTCCGGCTGGGTGTCGCCGCTCACCTGCCGGACCAGGGGCTGGAGCGCCTCGAACACGGGGCTGCTCACCGCGCCGTGGATGAGCGCCCGGGGCGCGTCGGCGGAGGGCGGCGTGTTCCGGCCACAGCCCGTCAGCAGGGCGGCAGTGACCACCGCGCCGAGCGCCAGGCTCAGGGGGGAGTGCCCTGGGCGAGGGCCATGTCGTGAGGAAGAGAAAGTGATCATATGCTGGCCTCCAGGCTGAAATGCTGCCCCGTGTCCGTTCCCCGTCCCTACTCGCTCACGTTCACCTCGTAGTGCTCGGCGCTGGGCGGCGCACTGAGCACCGGCGCGAAGCGCGCGAGCTGCTCGCGGAAGAAGCCGCTGGCCTCGTTCACCCGCATCTGCGCCGCGTCGGTCAGCAGGCGCGCGCCGCAGAAGCCCGCTTGCTCACGCCGCGCCGGGACCAGCGCGGCGCGGAAGATGCCGACGATGTCCCCGCGGCCTTGCCGAATCTGGACGGTAACCACCCTGGCGTGCATCCCTGGCCTCCTCGTGGGGACGGTGAATCTCTCCTCGCGCCCGGTCTGCCGCCCGAACAGCCCGGCGGGGACGGCGACCCTATCGTCGTCCCTTCCTTTCCGGCGAACCCTGGAGTCGGCCCACCCGCCTGAACGCTCCGGGTCAGTGTGCGGGGCCGAACGTGATACGCGCGTGACATGGGGCGGCCCGGAGCGGGCGTCCGTATAACGCTGGGGCGCGCTGCCTGCCGCCGCAAGTCGCCAAGTTCTTCTTGCCCCGCGTCTGCGCCTCCCCCGAAGTTGGCATCAGTGGGCCCTCCCGCAGAGGCGTCGCCTGACGTGGGGACTCGTTCCGCCTGCCCGCTCATGCCCCGTCAGCTTCCGTCCCGCAGGCTGAATCCATGCGCCTGCTGCTGACCTCGCTTCTGCTGGCTCTGCCCGTCGCCTCTGCCGCTGGCCTCACGGGAACCCTCACCGTTCAGGGACACGCGGCAGGCAGCTTCGGCCACCTCTCGGTGCCGGAGTGGACGCCTGCGGGGGGCGCGGCGTGGTCGCCCGACAGCCGCGAAATCTACACGCTGGACACCACCGGGGAACTGCGGCGCTGGCAGGCCGCGACTGGGAGGCCACTGGGCCGTCAGGTGATCGGGGCGCCAGAGGCGGCGGGGGAGGCCCCCGTCCTGAGTCTGCTGGGCTGGAACGGCGAGTTCCTGCAACTGGAAGCGCGGGGCTGGCGGCAGAACCGGCCCGTGCGCCTGCGGTACCTCCTCAACCCCCGGAGCGGGAAGACCTTCCTCAGTGACCCCTGCCCCACCTCGCGGCTGTCCTTGCAGGTCTGCACCCGGGGCGGTCAGGTGCGGGCGCGGGTGGAGGGGCGGGAGATCGTCAAGGTCGGGGGCGGCCGGACCACCCGCCTCCCCCTGCCCGCCGGAGTGAAACCGGTGGCCCTCGCCCTCAGCGACAACGGGGAGCGGCTGGCCCTGCTGGCGATCACGCCCGGGGACCCCTCCGGCCTGCACGGCCCCGCGACCCTGTTCGTCTGGCGGGGCGAGCGGCTCAAGTCGGTCCCGCTGGGTCAGATGCTGCTGGAAGGCACCGCCCCCTCGCTGACCTGGGTGGGGAACGCTTCGGCGGGGTACAGCCTCCTCCTCGCCGTCAACGCCTATGACCGGCAGACGGGCGGGCTGCGGGACGGGCAGTTCCTCGCCCTCTACCGCGAGGACGGCTCAAGGGTGTGGGACCTTTCGCCGCAGGTGGGCTTGCGGGGGGCGTGGCCCTCGCCGGACGGGCAGGCCCTCGTGACCATCCGCCAGGGGAGCGTGCCGGAGGTGCGCCGCCTCTTGGACGGGGAGTTCCTGCGTGGGTTGGGCGAGGCAGTGACGGCCTCCGTTCCCCTGGCCGGGCAGCGGACGCTGGTGGCCCTGGAGCGGGGCGGCGGGGCCGGACGGGTCGCGGTGCTGAGCGGACAGGGCCTCCAGACCGTCGCCCCCATCAACGCGGGTGCCCTCGCTGTCTGGGAGGAGGAACGCTTCGCCTCCGCGCAGGACAATCTGGTCCGCATTCACGACTTCTGGGGCCGGGTGCTGGCGCAGTGGAACGCTGGCGGGAACGTCCAGCGACTCGCCTTCAGTCCCGGCGGCGCGGTGGTGTCCGCCCAGGTCTGGGACCCCCGGAACGGGCAGCAGCGGGTGCAGGCGTGGTCACGGGACGGCCAGCCGCTCAAATTGCCCGCCGGGACCGTCTTTCCCGTCTCCCGCGTCATCCTGAGTGAGGCGAACGACAAGAACGGCCCCGAGAGTGCCTACCGCGAGCGCCTCGCCGCCACCGACCTCACCGGGAAGCCCCTGTGGAAGACGGACTGGCGGTCGGGCGGCTTTGGGCTGGCGGTGTCGGCAGATGGGCACTGGGTGGCCCTGTCCAGCCACGTCCCGGACGCACGCCGCGACCCGGTGGACATGGAGTTCTGGCGGGTGAACACGTCGAGCGGGCAGGCCGGGCCGCCGCTGCGGCTGAAGCCGACCACGACCGATCCCAACTCCGGCCGGGGGATCGCGGCGCTGAGCGCGGAGGGCCGCCTCGCCCTGCTGCGTGAGGGCAGTGGGGACGGATGCGGCTGGGCACTCTACGGGTACACGCTGGCAGACCTGCACACCGGAAAGTGGCTGCCCACGCCGGACGCCCTCGCCCGTGGCTTCAACCGGCAGGGGGGCTGTGGCCGCGCCCTGCCCTCACCTGACGCGGCCTTTGCCCCGGATGGCCGCCTGCTCGTGCGGGACGGCAACAGGCTGACGTGGTGGCAGGTGAGGCCCTGAGCCGAGAACCTCCGGCAGTTGGCTCCGGCTGTTCTGACGGGGTCAGGTTGCCGCTAAGGCAGCCGCAACAGGGCGCGTCTGGCGAGCAGGGTCAGACTTTGGAGGTTGAGTTTGCTGGCGGCGTGGTTGCTGGAGACGGCCATGAACACCAGCAGCGTGTCTCCCTTACGCAGATAGAGGGTGGCGAAGTCCTGCGGCACGCCCGAAGTGGTCTGCGAGGCCCCGCCGCCCGCCGCCTCGTCCCCCACACCGGGCACAGCTTTAACCCCTTTCATGGGGGTCCCCCCCTCCCCTCCGCTCTGGAGGAGTGACAGCAGAGAC includes the following:
- a CDS encoding serine hydrolase — encoded protein: MRMSLRVATAALLTLSTPLPAAAQPAPATHLTAALTRLEQDALKATGPGGIPGMAIAVVDHDRVIYLKGFGVREVGQPGRVDPDTVFQIASVSKPIASTVVARLVGEGVVGWDDPVIAHDPGFELSEPAATREVTLRDLFSHHSGLPELAPDLLEDLGFSRSQILYRLRYLPLPKGFRGQYAYSNYGLTEAGVAAAKAAGKAWEDLAAEKLYRPLGMTSTSSRVADYRAAKDRASLHVLVDGKYVARFQRDPDTESPAGGVSSTVRDLAQWVRLHLAGGKFNGQQLIPTNVLRETYVPEVVSSPPGNPATDRAGFYGLGWDVDYDTAGRVRLSHSGAFSLGAATNVTLVPSAGLGIVILTNAAPIGVPETLAHTFMDIALDGKPERDWGPLYRQAFAELFASMQGSTDYSRPPATPAPALPPASYVGTYTNPFYGDVQVVERGGVLTLLEGPQDMAFPLRHYSRDLFTYQPRGESASGLSGVTFLIGPGQRAASMVIENLDVAGQGTFTRVASGGR
- a CDS encoding biliverdin-producing heme oxygenase, producing the protein MSRLKQATQRQHQEVEALMPVMQPSLSREAYARLLRQLHAVVGPLEAQLLTLPLPAPFEIDLRLKEPLLLRDLAALPDTPPVRPASPHLAGVPEALGALYVLEGATLGGQVITRHLRRTLGLTPESGSAYFHGYGPATGRMWQAFGEALDGQVALDDEARVIGGAQKTFQAFGDALCGVPA
- a CDS encoding DUF3103 family protein; this translates as MRPHLTLACLSFALLASACMQANPPSATTPTPEQSASSDAAVNAALHTFARQLARALPNPEVRAAIQQQANLRFDGDSEALYRTLAVQPAGGTTLEALIAGQGVGAQSTEARLQALRAVTSQVSGLQVAVRGGSWDTASEVPLVAVAPQGGDEFAPVTAYDAAGQVHTLDARQVPSQPVVVVGVNERTDEQGNLIAGLVSPGSALGTQSCDNKERLKSVYVRDKHEPWVRGDPEIYVKLGSNKIDNVYTGSLINVNDTNRWYDIGRDLVTWSSTSVGNWMMYFWYERDGGSSITVTLNGEYKGVGGSVSFHIADGDDRMGNALVGFGERQTTSTLDTGDVRWTRGACL